The Amycolatopsis sp. DG1A-15b genome contains the following window.
CAGGCGCACCTCGTCGAGGACCACGACATCGCCGTCGAAAAGGCCGGCGAGTTCGCGGGTGGTGACCACGCACACCGGGCGGGCGTCGGCGACCATGAACGCGATGCGCGCGGCCGGGTAGTCCTGGTCCAGCGGCAGGTACGCGGCGCCGGCCTTGAGCACCGCGAGTTCGGCGACGATCATGTCCACCGATCGCGGCACGGCGAGCGCGACCACCCGCTCGGGACCCGCGCCGCGGCCGATGAGGACGTGGGCAAGCCGGTTCGCGCGGGCGTCGAGCTCGGCGTAGGTGAGTTCGACGTCCTCGAAGACGAGGGCCACCGCGTCCGGCGCCTCCCGGACGCGGGCGGCGAACAGCTCCGGCAGCGTCGACGGGGGTGCAGCCAGGTCCGTGTCGTTCCATTCCTCGAGCACGCGGTGCAGTTCCGGCGCCGCCATGAGGTTCAGCCGCGCGACCGGCCACTGTGGACGTTCCTGGGCGTCGGCCAGCAGGCGTCCGAGGTGGTCCAGCATCCGGTCCACAGTGGACTCGTCGAGGACGTCGGCGCGGTAGTGCACGCCGTCGGCGGTCAGGTTCAGGTCGAGCGGGAGACCGGTTTCGGCGCCGAAACCGACGTTGACGAACACCGATCCCCCGCGGCCGGGCTCGGGCTTCAGCTCGGCGACCAGGTCTTCGAAAGGAACTTCGTGCGCCAGCGCCGCTTCTCGCGCCTCACGCACGCGGGCGACGACGTCGGCGAGCCCGGGGGTGCCGCCCAGATCCACCCGGAGCGGTACCAGCGCGCCGATGCCGAGCACGACATCGGCGGTGCCCGCATACCGGGACAGCAGCACGGTGAAGGCCGCGAGGAGCGTCAGCTCGTCGGCCGCGGGCAGCGGCCGGACCAGCGTCGCCCGGGCACCGGGCCGCGCGGGGTACGGCCGGTCGACCGGCAGCGGCAGCTCCTTGGGCGCCGAAGCGAGGCGGTCGCGCCAAAACCCGAGCCTCGACACCTGCTGCTGCACAGCGTCACCGTTGCTCACCGGTAGACCAGCCTCCCGCTGCTCACGGCGCCCCATCGGGGCGCAAACTTAGGTGACCCTAACAAACGGATGGTGAGGATGCACTCCTGTACCATCGGTTAGCCTTACCTAAATCAGTACCAGTCGGAGGTGCGGTGCGAACAGACCCCGGAGGGATCGCTCTCAAGCGACGCCCGCCACACACGGGCCGCGCGCTCGGCCTGCTGGCCGCACTCGGCGTCCTGGTTTTCCTGTGCCTGCTGAGTGTCTGGCTGGGGTCCAAGGAGATTTCGTTCGGCGCCGTCTGGCAGGTCCTGTGGCACGACGACGGCTCCGCCGACGCCGTGATCATCCACAGTGTCCGGATGCCGCGCACCCTCCTGGCGGTGCTGGTCGGCGCCGCGCTCGGCCTGGCCGGCACGCTCATGCAGGCGTTGACCCGCAACCCGCTCGCCGAACCGGGGCTGCTCGGCGTCAGCGCCGGCGCCGCGTTCGCCATCGTCTTCTCCATCACCGTGCTCGGCGTCAGCTCCCTCTACGGCTACATCTGGTTCGCCTTCGCCGGTGCGCTCGCCGCGACCACCGTCGTCTACTTCCTCGGCACCCGGGGCCGCACCGGCTCGAGCCCGGTCAAGCTGGCTCTCGCCGGAGCCGCCGTCACGGCGCTGCTCGGCTCGTTCACCAGCGCGATGGTGCTGACGGACCCGGTGGCGCTCAACCGGTTCCGGTTCTGGTCGGCCGGTTCGCTCGCCGGCGTCGACGGCGGATCGCTGCTGCGGGTCCTCCCGTTCCTCCTCGCCGGCGCGGTGCTGGCGATCGCCAGCGGCCCCGCGCTGAACAGCCTCGCCCTCGGCGACGACGTCGCGGTGGCACTCGGGCGGCGGCTGGGCCCGCTGCGGCTGCGCGGCGCCCTGGCCGTCACCCTCCTGACCGGCGCTTCCGTCGCGGTCGCCGGCCCGATCGTGTTCCTCGGCCTGATCGTCCCGCACGCCGTGCGGTTCGTCATCGGGCCGGACCACCGGTGGCTGCTGCCCTACACCGCGGTCCTCGCGCCCTGCCTGCTGCTGGCCGCGGACATCCTCGGCCGGATCATGGCGCGGCCCGGCGAGGTCCGCGCCGGCGTGATCGTCGCCTTCCTCGGTGCGCCGTTCTTCATCTACCTGGTCCGCCGCCGCAAGCTGGTGGAGGCCTGATGAGCCTGCTGCAGGTGCGGCGCGACCGCGTCACCTTCCGCCTCGCGAAACCCGCGGTGTCCGGCCGGATCCGGCTCCGGCTGGTCGCCGTCTCGCTCGCGCTCGCCGTGCTGGCGTTCGCGTTGTTCTGCGTGGGCATGACGCTCGGCGACGTCCCGCTCGGCGTGTCCGACGTCCTGTCCGCCGTGTTCGGCTGGGGCGACAGCGGCACCGCCTACATCGTGCAGGAGCTGCGGCTGCCGCGGGCGCTGACCGGGCTGCTGGCCGGGCTCGCGTTCGGCGCGTCCGGCGCGGTGTTCCAGACCATCACGCGCAACCCCCTGGCCAGCCCGGACCTGATCGGCATCAACGCGGGCGCGGCCACCGCCGTCGTCGCCGGGATCTCCTTCGGCTTCGGCGGCGGCCTCGGCACGACCACGCTCGGCCTGCTCGGCGGGTTGCTGACCGGGCTGCTCGTGTACGTCCTCGCGTGGCGGCGCGGCACCACCGGCTACCGGATCATCCTGGTGGGCATCGGCATCTTCGCGATGTGCACCAGCCTGACCGACTACCTGCTCAGCCGCGCGCAGATCACCGAAGCCCAGGCGTCGATCGGCTGGCTCGTCGGCAACCTCGCCAACCGCGGCTGGGAGCACGTCGTCCCGCTGGCCTGCGCGCTGGCGGTGCTGCTGCCGCTGGTGCTGGCCCTGTCCCGGTGGATGCGCACGCTGCAGCTCGGCGACGACGTGGCGGCCGGGCTCGGCACGCCGGTGCAGCCGGTGCGGCTGGGCCTGCTGCTGGCCGGCGCCGGGCTGGTGGCCTTCGCGACGGCGTCCGCGGGCCCGGTCTCGTTCGTCGCGCTGACCGCGCCGCAGATCGCGCAACGCCTGGCCCGCCAGGCGTCCCCGCCGCTCACCGCCTCCGCGCTCACCGGCGCGGTGGTGGTGCTGGGCAGCGACATCCTGGCCCGCACGCTCACGGCGTCCCCGCTGCCGGTCGGCATCGTGACCGGCGCGCTCGGCGCCCCGCTGCTGCTCTGGCTGCTGGCCAGGGCCAACCGATCCGGCTCCGGAGGCTGAGAAGATGACACCGTCCCTGCGCGTGCAGGACCTGCGCGTCGCCTACGACGACCGGGTCGTCATCGACGGCCTCGACCTCGACATCCCGGCCGGGAAGATCACCGCGATCGTCGGGCCGAACGCGTGCGGCAAGTCGACGCTGCTGCGCACGCTGGCCCGGCTGCTCACGCCGAAGTCGGGCGGGGTGTACCTCGACGGCCGTTCGATCCACGACCTGCCGACCCGCCAGGTCGCCCAGCGGCTCGGCATCCTGCCGCAGTCCCCGGTGGCGCCCGAGGGCATGACGGTGGCCGACCTCGTCGGCCGCGGCCGCGCCCCGCACCAGAGCTGGTGGCGCCAATGGTCCACATCGGACGAAGGCGCGGTCCGCGCGGCCCTGGAAGCCACTTCGCTGCTGGACCTCGCCGACCGCCCGGTGGACGAGCTGTCCGGCGGCCAGCGCCAGCGGGCGTGGATCGCGATGGCGGTCGCGCAGGGCACGCCGGTGCTGCTGCTCGACGAGCCGACGACGTACCTCGACCTGGCCCACCAGATCGACGTGCTGGACCTGGTCGTCGACCTCAACCGCGCCGAGGGCCGCACGGTGGTGATGGTGCTGCACGACCTCCCCCAGGCGTGCCGGTACGCCGACCACGTGATCGCGATGAAGGCGGGCCGCGTGGTGGCCGGCGGCGAGCCGGCGTCGGTGATCACGGAGGCCCTGGTCGAGGAGGTCTTCGACGTCCGCTGCCAGGTCACCCCGGACCCGGTGAGCGGGACGCCGATGGTGATCCCGATCAGCCGCCACCACCCGGCACCGGTGCACTAGCGCTATCCTGGGGCCCGGCCTTCCTCACCGTCTCCGAGGACCGATCCGGCCGAATCCCCCACCAAGGAAGCTGACTGCCGTGTACGTGCTGCCCGAAAAGACCACCGGCTCCGAACGCGAACTGCTGGAGGCCATGCTCGATCGCGGCCGCCTCGCGCTCGTCGAGAACGCGCGCGGCCTGTCGGAAGCGGACGCCCGGCGCCGGCTGGTCCCGTCCCTGACCACGCCGATCGCCCTGGTCAAGCACGCCGCCGTCGCCGAGCGCCGCTGGTTCCAGTGGCTCATCGCCGGGCTCGACGAGGCCGAGATCGACGGGCCATCTACCCCCGGAGATCCCAGTTTCGTGGTCACCGACGAGGAAACGGTCGACGACGTGATCGCCGAGTACGAGCGGACCAGCGCGCGCTCACGCGAGATCGCGGCGGGCTTCTCGCTCGACGACCGGTGGACGCACCCGGTCGTCGGCGAGGTCACCCTCCGGTTCGTCTACCTGTTCCTGATCGAGGAACTCGCCCGCCACACCGGCCACGGCGACATCCTCCGGGAGCAGCTCAGCGCGCGCTGACCGCGAACTCCCCGGCCGGCTCCGCGACCACCCGGCGGTCCACGACGGACTGCAGGATCTCCCCCACCCGCATCGCGGTGTTCGACAGCAGCGACGACGTGATGCCGTGGGTGTGCTCGGTCCCGCCCTGCAGGTAGATCCCGCCGCGCAGGGGCGGTTCGGTCGCCAGCCGGTAGTCGCGTTCGACGCGGAGCCGGCCTTCTTCGTCGCGCAGGCACCGCGGGCCCAGTTCGCCGAGCAGCGGCGTCGGGTCCGCGGGCCGGTACCCCGTGGCGTAGACGACCGCGTCGGCCTCCAGGACCGTGCGCTCGCCCGTCGTCAGCGACTCGACCGTCACCGTTCCGGTGTCGGTCACCTCGACCGGGCGGGAGACGTTGAACAGCCGCAACCGTTCCACGCCCAGCACCTTCTCGCGGTAGACCCGGCGGTAGAGCTCGTCGATCAGGTCGATGTCGACGGCCGAGTAGTTCGTGGCACCGTGGTAGCGCATCAGGCGGTCCTTCACCGGCTCGCCCGCGCGGTAGAACTGGTCGACGGCTTCCGGGTCGAAGATGCGGTTGGCGAACGAGCTGTCGTCGGCCGGGCTGTAGCCGTAGCGGGCGAACACCGCGCACACCTCGGCGCGGGGGAACTCCTCGTGCAGCAAGGCGGCGACCTCGGCCGCGCTCTGCCCGGCACCGACCACGACGAACCGCTTCGGGTCGGCACCGCGCAGCGCGTCCACGCGGAAGAGCAGTTCGCTGTTGTGCCAGATCCGGGCACCGGAGGTGACGCCGTCGGGCAGCTGCGGCCGCAGCCCCGTGCCCATCACCAGGTTCCGGGCGCGCAGGCAGGAGCCGTCCGAGGCCCGGACGTCGAAGTAGGCGACTTCGGAACCGTCGTACACCGGAGTCACGGAGACGACCTCGGTGCCGTAGGAGACGACGTCGTCGACCTTGGCGGCCGCCCACTCGAAGTAGTCGTGGAACTCGACCCGCAGCGGGAAGAGGTTCTTGTGGTTGATGAAGTCGACCAGCCGCCCGGCCGCGTGCAGGTAGTTGAGAAAGCTGAACTCACTGGTCGGGTTCCGCATGGTGACCAGGTCCTTGAGGAACGACACCTGCATGGTCGCGGTGTCGATCAGCATCCCGCGGTGCCAGCCGAAGCGCGGCTGCCGCTCGAGGAAGTGCGCGGTCACCGGCTCCCCGGCGCCCGCGTCGTTGTGCTCGGCGAGGGCGATCGCGAGCGCGAGGTTCGACGGCCCGAAGCCCACGCCGACGATGTCGTAGATCGGGACCTCTGCAGCCATGTTGCTCCCTCGCGTGCTCCGGTACGGTTCAGGGAACCCTAACCTAACTTAGGCGAGCCTCGCCTAGTACGTTCGTGGTGATGTTCGTCCCCCGATCATGAAAGGCACTCTCGAATGCGCGTGGCGATGTTCGGCTACCAGACCTGGGGGCACCGGACCCTGCGGGCGCTCATCGACGCCGGCCACGAGGTCGCCCTCGTGGTCACGCACCCGAAGAGCGACCACGCCTACGAGCGGATCTGGGCCGATTCGGTCGCCGACCTCGCCGAGGAGAACGGCATCCGGGTCCTGTTGCGCACCCGCCCCGACGACGCCGAACTGCTGGCCGAGCTGAAGGCGGCGGACCTCGACCTGATCGTGGCGAACAACTGGCGGACCTGGCTGCCGCCGGAGATCTTCGAGCTGCCGCGCCACGGCACCCTGAACATCCACGACTCGCTGCTGCCGGCCTACGCGGGCTTCTCACCGCTCATCTGGGCCGTGATCAACGGCGAGCCCGAGGTCGGCGTCACCGCCCACATGATGGACGGCGAGCTCGACGCCGGCGACATCGTGCTGCAGCGCGCGATCCCGGTCGGGCCGGCCGACACCACGACCGACCTCTTCCACCGCACGGTCGACCTCATCGCGCCGATCACCGCCGAAGCCATCTCCCTGATCGAGACCGGCTACACGCCGGTGCCGCAGGACCGGTCGAAGGCCAGCTTCTTCCACAAGCGAGCCAAGCGGGACAGCTTGATCGACTGGACGCTGCCACCGGAGGACCTCGAGCGGTTCGTGCGCGCGCTGTCGGACCCGTACCCGAACGCCTTCGCCTACCACCGCGGCGAGGAGCTGCGGATCATCAAGGCTTCCGTGTCGCAGGGCCACTACGGCGGCACGCCGGGCCGGATCTTCATCCGCGAGGGCGACGGCGTGGTGATCGTCGCCGGGCCGGACGCCCGCCGCGGACAGTCCCCCGGCCTGCTGGTCGAGCGCGTCCGCACCGCCGACGGGACCGATCTGCCCGCGCACGAGTACTTCAAGACGATGGGCGGGTACCTCACCGACCGCCCGTGACCGGTGAGCGGGACATCTCTTGGCGGCGCCCGCGCCGGTGAGCAGGATGTCCCGCATGGCCGGGATCAGCTTCCTCGACGAGCACCGCACGTGGGTGCTGACCGGGAACTCGAGCACGTACGCGCTGCGGCTCGACGAAGACGACGTCCCGGCCCACGTCTACTGGGGACCCGCGCTGTCCGACGCCGAAGTCGTCGAGCTGGCCGGGAAAACGCTTCCTTGGTGGGACGGCTTCAACGATCCGAACGAGGGACTCGCTGAACTGGCCGCCGACGGCGGGACCCGGTACTGGACGCCCGCCCTGCAGGTCCGCTTCGCCGACGGGACGCGAGCTCTCGAATGGCGGTACGAGGACCACGAGATCACCGCCGGGCACCTGCGGCTGTTCTTCCAGGACCGGCACTACCCGCTGCGGATCACCCTGCACTACCGGCTGCGCGGCGCGGTCCTCGAACGCTGGACCGAGCTGAGCGCCGACACCGACGTCGAGGTCGTCCGGGCCGACTCGGCCACCTGGGCGTTGCCGGTCTTCGAGGACTACCGGCTCAGCCACGTCACCGGCCGCTGGGCGGCGGAGACGCAGCTGCACCGGTCACCGGTGCCGCACGGGGAAACCGGCTTCGGGAGCCGTCGCGGGATCACCGGCCACCACGCCAACCCCTGGGTGATGGTCGACGACGGCACGGCGACCGAGCGCCACGGCGAGGTCTACGGCGTCGCGCTGGCCTGGAGCGGCTCGTGGCGCCTGACCACCACCCGTTCGTCGACCGGACGGCTGACGGTCAGCGGTGGTTTCGGCCAGGACGGCGTCGTCCACCGCGTCGGACCGGGCCGTCCGCTCACCACCCCGGTTTCCGCCGGGTTGTACACCGACGGCGGGTTCGGCGCGGCGAGCCGCGCGTGGCACGCGTACGTCCTCGAGCACGTCCTGCCCCACCCGGAAGAACTGCGCCCGGTGCTCTACAACTCGTGGGAGGCCACCGGATTCGACGTCACCGAGGCGGGGCAGCGCGCGCTGGCCGAGCGGGCGGCGGCGCTCGGCGTCGAGCTGTTCGTGATGGACGACGGCTGGTTCGGCGCGCGCACCGGCGACCACGCCGGGCTCGGCGACTGGCAGGTCAACCGCGCCCGCTTCCCCGACGGGCTCAAGCCCCTCGTCGATGCGGTGCACGGGCTCGGCATGCGGTTCGGCATCTGGGTCGAACCCGAGATGGTCAACCCCGACAGCGACCTCTACCGCGCCCACCCGGACTGGGTGCTGCACCACCCGCACCGGCGCCGCTCGGAGCTGCGGCGGCAGCTGGTGCTCAACT
Protein-coding sequences here:
- a CDS encoding iron chelate uptake ABC transporter family permease subunit, which produces MRTDPGGIALKRRPPHTGRALGLLAALGVLVFLCLLSVWLGSKEISFGAVWQVLWHDDGSADAVIIHSVRMPRTLLAVLVGAALGLAGTLMQALTRNPLAEPGLLGVSAGAAFAIVFSITVLGVSSLYGYIWFAFAGALAATTVVYFLGTRGRTGSSPVKLALAGAAVTALLGSFTSAMVLTDPVALNRFRFWSAGSLAGVDGGSLLRVLPFLLAGAVLAIASGPALNSLALGDDVAVALGRRLGPLRLRGALAVTLLTGASVAVAGPIVFLGLIVPHAVRFVIGPDHRWLLPYTAVLAPCLLLAADILGRIMARPGEVRAGVIVAFLGAPFFIYLVRRRKLVEA
- a CDS encoding iron chelate uptake ABC transporter family permease subunit; translated protein: MSLLQVRRDRVTFRLAKPAVSGRIRLRLVAVSLALAVLAFALFCVGMTLGDVPLGVSDVLSAVFGWGDSGTAYIVQELRLPRALTGLLAGLAFGASGAVFQTITRNPLASPDLIGINAGAATAVVAGISFGFGGGLGTTTLGLLGGLLTGLLVYVLAWRRGTTGYRIILVGIGIFAMCTSLTDYLLSRAQITEAQASIGWLVGNLANRGWEHVVPLACALAVLLPLVLALSRWMRTLQLGDDVAAGLGTPVQPVRLGLLLAGAGLVAFATASAGPVSFVALTAPQIAQRLARQASPPLTASALTGAVVVLGSDILARTLTASPLPVGIVTGALGAPLLLWLLARANRSGSGG
- a CDS encoding ABC transporter ATP-binding protein; the encoded protein is MTPSLRVQDLRVAYDDRVVIDGLDLDIPAGKITAIVGPNACGKSTLLRTLARLLTPKSGGVYLDGRSIHDLPTRQVAQRLGILPQSPVAPEGMTVADLVGRGRAPHQSWWRQWSTSDEGAVRAALEATSLLDLADRPVDELSGGQRQRAWIAMAVAQGTPVLLLDEPTTYLDLAHQIDVLDLVVDLNRAEGRTVVMVLHDLPQACRYADHVIAMKAGRVVAGGEPASVITEALVEEVFDVRCQVTPDPVSGTPMVIPISRHHPAPVH
- a CDS encoding DinB family protein, with the translated sequence MYVLPEKTTGSERELLEAMLDRGRLALVENARGLSEADARRRLVPSLTTPIALVKHAAVAERRWFQWLIAGLDEAEIDGPSTPGDPSFVVTDEETVDDVIAEYERTSARSREIAAGFSLDDRWTHPVVGEVTLRFVYLFLIEELARHTGHGDILREQLSAR
- a CDS encoding SidA/IucD/PvdA family monooxygenase, with the protein product MAAEVPIYDIVGVGFGPSNLALAIALAEHNDAGAGEPVTAHFLERQPRFGWHRGMLIDTATMQVSFLKDLVTMRNPTSEFSFLNYLHAAGRLVDFINHKNLFPLRVEFHDYFEWAAAKVDDVVSYGTEVVSVTPVYDGSEVAYFDVRASDGSCLRARNLVMGTGLRPQLPDGVTSGARIWHNSELLFRVDALRGADPKRFVVVGAGQSAAEVAALLHEEFPRAEVCAVFARYGYSPADDSSFANRIFDPEAVDQFYRAGEPVKDRLMRYHGATNYSAVDIDLIDELYRRVYREKVLGVERLRLFNVSRPVEVTDTGTVTVESLTTGERTVLEADAVVYATGYRPADPTPLLGELGPRCLRDEEGRLRVERDYRLATEPPLRGGIYLQGGTEHTHGITSSLLSNTAMRVGEILQSVVDRRVVAEPAGEFAVSAR
- a CDS encoding methionyl-tRNA formyltransferase → MRVAMFGYQTWGHRTLRALIDAGHEVALVVTHPKSDHAYERIWADSVADLAEENGIRVLLRTRPDDAELLAELKAADLDLIVANNWRTWLPPEIFELPRHGTLNIHDSLLPAYAGFSPLIWAVINGEPEVGVTAHMMDGELDAGDIVLQRAIPVGPADTTTDLFHRTVDLIAPITAEAISLIETGYTPVPQDRSKASFFHKRAKRDSLIDWTLPPEDLERFVRALSDPYPNAFAYHRGEELRIIKASVSQGHYGGTPGRIFIREGDGVVIVAGPDARRGQSPGLLVERVRTADGTDLPAHEYFKTMGGYLTDRP
- a CDS encoding alpha-galactosidase; translation: MAGISFLDEHRTWVLTGNSSTYALRLDEDDVPAHVYWGPALSDAEVVELAGKTLPWWDGFNDPNEGLAELAADGGTRYWTPALQVRFADGTRALEWRYEDHEITAGHLRLFFQDRHYPLRITLHYRLRGAVLERWTELSADTDVEVVRADSATWALPVFEDYRLSHVTGRWAAETQLHRSPVPHGETGFGSRRGITGHHANPWVMVDDGTATERHGEVYGVALAWSGSWRLTTTRSSTGRLTVSGGFGQDGVVHRVGPGRPLTTPVSAGLYTDGGFGAASRAWHAYVLEHVLPHPEELRPVLYNSWEATGFDVTEAGQRALAERAAALGVELFVMDDGWFGARTGDHAGLGDWQVNRARFPDGLKPLVDAVHGLGMRFGIWVEPEMVNPDSDLYRAHPDWVLHHPHRRRSELRRQLVLNFARPDVAGWAHEWLDRLVGEHGVDFLKWDMNRPFSEAGWPGESDQDRLWVEHTRAVYALLDRLRADHPGLRIESCAGGGGRIDLGVLARTDQVWTSDNTDALDRLRIQHGYGQLYPARAMAAWVTDNPNFVTARSVPLEFRFHVAMAGVLGLGGDIVHWPADDLAAARDLVALYKDIRPVVQHGALHRLRPPADDGVTALQYVHGDRVVVFEYRQAAHFGEPARPLRLAGLDPAHRYLDPDSGATHSGAVLLARGLPPGLPTGDFASRVVRLNRVKI